One window from the genome of Nicotiana sylvestris chromosome 9, ASM39365v2, whole genome shotgun sequence encodes:
- the LOC138877685 gene encoding uncharacterized mitochondrial protein AtMg00860-like has translation MVQEGIVLGHLVSSKGIEVDKAKVDVIEKPPPPTSVKAIRSFLGHAGFYRRFIKDFSKITNPLCKLLEKDNPFVFSDDCRVAFEELKKRLVTTPIIIAPDWEQPIELICDASDYAVGAVLG, from the coding sequence ATGGTCCAAGAAGGAATCGTCTTGGGGCACTTAGTGTCGAGTAAAGGGATTGAGGTGGACAAAGCCAAAGTCGACGTGATAGAAaaacctccacctcccacatcaGTCAAAGCTATTCGTAGCTTCCTGGGACATGCCGGCTTCTACCGGcgattcatcaaggatttttccaagatcACCAATCCCCTCTGTAAGTTGCTCGAAAAGGATAACCCAtttgtgttttctgatgattgcagggtggCTTTTGAGGAACTAAAGAAGCGGCTAGTCACAACACCGATTATAATTGCTCCCGACTGGGAGCAACCGATTGAACTCATATGTGATGCTAGTGACTACGCTGTGGGAGCCGTGTTGGGATAG
- the LOC138877686 gene encoding uncharacterized protein has translation MAMSLRNGRDLDVEQERAREAREAEILISVPIELDESTKLTEVIVQPAQEESSIQMETKKEAEIAQEQMVDVATDKDRSQMIGKKRPPTPFPQRLAKYQKEEQYKKFLEMLKQIQVNISLIDGLKKMPGYAKMMKDLMSRKFDFQDLATVTLTQTCSAVVTRPIAEKLFDLGSFTIPCTIGDFAFAKALCDIGANINLMPLAIYKRLGIGRARPTSMLLQLDDRTVGKFVFPTDFVILDCKVDEVIPIILGRPFLDTGRALIDCETGELKMRLNDEEITFGV, from the exons ATGGCGATGAGCCTACGGAATGGCAGAGATTTGGATGTCGAGCAAGAAAGGGCTCGAGAAGCCAGGGAGGCTGAGATACTTATATCAGTGCCCATAGAGTTGGATGAATCAACGAAATTGACAGAGGTGATAGTCcagcctgcccaggaagaaaGTAGCATTCAAATGGAGACCAAGAAAGAAGCTGAGATAGCACAGGAACAAATGGTTGATGTGGCAACTGATAAAGATCGAAGCCAAATGATTGGAAAGAAGAGACCTCCTACACCATTTCCTCAGAGGCTAGCTAAGTACCAAAAAGAGGAGCAATACAAGAAGTTTTTGGAGATGctaaaacaaatccaggtaaatatttcCTTGATTGATGGTTTGAAAAAGATGcctgggtatgcaaaaatgatgaaggacttaatgtcccgaaaatttgatttccaagacttggccacagttactcttactcaaacctgtagtgcagtggtgacCAGACCAATTGCGGAAAAGCTATTTGACCTAGGGAGCTTTACAATCCCATGCACTATTGGTGATTTTGCCTTTGCTAAAGCACTGTGTGATATAGGGGCCAAcattaatcttatgcccctggcaaTTTATAAGAGGTTGggtattggaagagctagacccacctctatgttgttgcagctggatGACAGGACG gtagggaaatttgtgttccctacaGATTTTGTAATCTTAGACTGTAAAGTGGATGAAgtgattcccataattttgggaagaccgttCCTGGACACGGGTAGAGCTTTaattgattgtgaaactggggaGTTAAAGATGAGGTTGAACGATGAAGAGATAACATTCGGCGTgtag